In the Malaya genurostris strain Urasoe2022 chromosome 1, Malgen_1.1, whole genome shotgun sequence genome, one interval contains:
- the LOC131439160 gene encoding luciferin 4-monooxygenase-like: MASREDEQYILYGGPDPEEFLHDDSLGEMMMKDFLLQQNNIGLIDPVTEVELSYRQILQQSIKVAVGLTGLGIQQTDCAAIISDNSLDFCIAEFGTIFASIPVALLNPAYVEAELDHAIYLSKPKVVFVSGNVLAKIAGTLKKLKLSAKMIVFGDESRFIRKFPEAISFARFLEETIPSSNFKPEPVDVKSKVAVIVLSSGTTGLPKGVELTHLNVMTTIAHAKETRKILEEIPDQLNTLAVTPLFHAMAAISMLNMMTNDCRCVVMTKFDVQLFLESIQKYQVNLITVAPPLMVFLAKHPIVDNYDLSSLITLICGSAPLSKEIEDRVRERIGVAFIRQGYGLSETTLGVLMQTGFENKAGCVGQIRTGQWVKVIDPDTGKILGPNQRGELCFKGSLIMKGYLNEESTIDDDGWLHTGDIGYYDDEKDFFIVDRIKELIKYKGFQVPPAELEAILIKNPKIKDAAVIGVSDERVGELATAFVVKEDDVSVSAEEIVQYMASQVSPQKQLHGGVRFIDEVPRTMSGKILRRELRDLIKNTKSKL, from the exons ATGGCCTCCCGTGAAGACGAACAGTATATTTTGTACGGAGGTCCTGACCCGGAGGAATTTCTTCACGATGACTCACTTGGGGAAATGATGATGAAAGACTTTCTGCTGCAGCAGAATAATATCggattg ATTGATCCCGTGACGGAAGTCGAACTATCCTATCGACAGATTCTTCAGCAATCAATCAAAGTAGCGGTCGGCTTGACTGGATTGGGAATTCAGCAGACAGATTGCGCTGCCATCATCAGTGACAACAGCTTAGACTTCTGCATAGCCGAGTTCGGTACCATATTTGCATCCATTCCGGTGGCACTTTTGAACCCTGCTTACGTGGAAG CTGAGCTCGATCATGCAATTTATCTGTCCAAACCGAAAGTTGTTTTCGTTTCGGGAAATGTACTGGCAAAAATTGCGGGAACGCTCAAAAAGCTGAAACTCTCAGCCAAAATGATTGTTTTTGGTGATGAATCGAGATTCATCCGAAAGTTTCCCGAAGCCATCAGTTTTGCAAGATTTTTAGAGGAAACGATTCCTTCGAGCAACTTTAAGCCTGAACCAGTCGACGTGAAATCGAAGGTGGCCGTGATAGTACTTTCATCAGGCACTACAGGGTTGCCAAAAGGAGTGGAACTTACTCATTTGAATGTTATGACCACAATTGCTCATGCCAAAGAAACTCGAAAAATACTCGAAGAAATACCGGATCAGTTGAACACTCTTGCCGTCACACCTTTGTTCCATGCCATGGCTGCGATTAGTATGCTAAATATGATGACCAATGATTGCCGATGCGTTGTCATGACAAAATTTGACGTGCAGCTATTTCTGGAAAGTATTCAAAAATATCAGGTTAACTTAATCACGGTCGCGCCCCCGTTGATGGTGTTTTTGGCCAAGCATCCGATCGTAGACAACTACGATCTGTCGTCACTGATTACCTTGATATGTGGATCGGCACCGCTGAGTAAAGAAATTGAAGACCGAGTAAGGGAGAGAATCGGAGTGGCTTTCATCAGGCAAGGATATGGATTAAGTGAGACTACGCTGGGAGTGCTAATGCAAACGGGCTTCGAAAACAAAGCGGGATGCGTTGGACAAATCCGAACGGGTCAGTGGGTTAAAGTTATTGATCCggatacgggtaaaattttgggACCCAACCAACGTGGAGAGTTGTGCTTCAAGGGTTCACTGATCATGAAAGGATATCTGAACGAGGAATCGACTATCGACGACGATGGTTGGTTGCATACCGGAGATATTGGGTATTACGATGATGAGAAGGATTTCTTCATCGTCGATCGGATCAAGGAGCTTATCAAGTACAAAGGATTCCAGGTTCCGCCAGCCGAGCTGGAAGCTATCCTCATCAAGAACCCTAAAATCAAAGATGCAGCTGTGATAGGTGTGTCAGACGAGCGGGTCGGAGAGCTGGCAACGGCATTCGTCGTCAAGGAGGACGATGTGTCGGTTAGTGCGGAGGAAATTGTACAATACATGGCTAGTCAGGTGTCACCACAGAAACAATTGCATGGTGGAGTGAGGTTTATCGACGAAGTTCCTAGAACCATGAGTGGAAAAATTCTGCGCAGAGAACTGAGAGACTTGATAAAAAATACCAAATCAAAGCTATGA
- the LOC131439231 gene encoding nucleolin-like — protein sequence MRSRTELVTTQLEGSEFEEESDFEDSEEDWKPSKDDPKGKSKVSPGRIKKTTASSKNGTKKRGRKPIKKSKKKTNSGEENDTDDENFTKQMPTPAKKVKKTPKKPADNVLQTDPTASTSEVKFEPTTSSDSSSKPQPLQRKLATPLKSFPDKGGFLTLYIFKGDMKDGIYNNHELCLWRRDGSSLLQKFLRDKSIATGTPQYNSSMVYSCWEDKRAYEYLEIKVKCLEQAKQVRVELVDAEELEAKSRSEYDNYVAVYGVPPVRTNSQKSGDNSNRIAEDEDEDEDDDEYDELEDGEGEEEEEEEE from the coding sequence ATGCGAAGCCGAACGGAACTAGTCACAACTCAATTGGAAGGCTCTGAATTTGAGGAAGAGTCAGATTTTGAAGACTCAGAAGAAGATTGGAAACCATCCAAAGACGATCCGAAAGGAAAATCAAAAGTAAGTCCTGGacgtataaaaaaaactacagcaTCCAGCAAAAACGGCACGAAGAAGCGTGGACGTAAaccaattaaaaaatcaaaaaagaaaactaaTTCTGGCGAGGAAAACGATACAGacgatgaaaatttcacaaagcaAATGCCCACTCCAgccaaaaaagtaaaaaaaacgcCGAAGAAACCAGCCGACAATGTGCTTCAGACTGATCCAACAGCATCAACCTCTGAAGTTAAATTCGAACCAACTACATCCTCCGATAGTTCATCTAAACCACAGCCGCTTCAACGCAAACTAGCGACGCCCTTGAAAAGCTTTCCGGATAAAGGAGGATTTTTAACCCTGTATATTTTCAAGGGGGATATGAAAGATGGTATTTATAACAACCATGAGTTGTGTTTGTGGCGGCGGGATGGCTCGAGTTTATTACAAAAATTTTTGAGAGATAAATCGATCGCAACTGGTACTCCACAGTACAATTCATCTATGGTGTACTCATGCTGGGAGGATAAACGTGCCTATGAATACCTAGAAATAAAGGTAAAATGTCTTGAACAAGCTAAACAAGTTAGGGTAGAGTTGGTCGATGCCGAGGAGTTAGAAGCGAAATCAAGATCAGAATATGACAACTACGTGGCGGTGTACGGAGTTCCACCAGTGCGAACGAATTCTCAGAAGAGCGGTGACAACTCCAACAGGATTGCTGAAGATGAGGATGAGGACGAGGATGATGATGAATACGATGAACTAGAAGATGGAGAAGGGGAGGaggaggaagaagaagaagaataa